A window of Tatumella citrea genomic DNA:
GGCCATCGCTAACGCACCATACCGACGCAACCATGCCAGCAACAGGGGTCTGGCGATTGAAACCTTTCGGAAATTCCCGGAGAATACTCCGCATTCTCTTTTGCCCTGGCAGGGTCACGATGAAAAATCCGCTTGAAAGTTTACTTATCCCCGGTGGCATATTATTGCTGGGTTTACTGTCTGCATTATTGCTGCCTGCACCGGCCTTCGGGTTGCCTTTGGCGAAAAAGCTGATGTCAGTGTTGCACATTATGGAT
This region includes:
- a CDS encoding DUF1158 family protein → MKNPLESLLIPGGILLLGLLSALLLPAPAFGLPLAKKLMSVLHIMDLNQLYTIVFGIWFLLLGAVEFFVIRFLWRRFAPR